One genomic region from Balaenoptera acutorostrata chromosome 1, mBalAcu1.1, whole genome shotgun sequence encodes:
- the TMEM52 gene encoding transmembrane protein 52 has translation MDAASGAGFALGGAWGRGLHKASRLVGSRFPSALSMFAGTLGDRGLLLLPPLLPLPQVALGFAEGSCDPSDQCPPQARWSSLWHVGLILLTVVLLLLCGVTASCVRFCCLRKQAHAQPHLPSVPEPCDPTAIPADSDSPVHSTVSSYSSVQYPLRMRLPLPFGELDLDSMTPPAYSLYAPELPPSYEEAVKMAKTRQEEPPPSQEANPLPEASCLEPPPGPQEWGRNAQHPWL, from the exons ATGGACGCGGCCTCGGGAGCGGGGTTTGCtctgggaggggcctgggggcggggcctccaTAAAGCCTCGAGGCTAGTTGGCTCGCGCTTCCCTTCGGCGCTGAGCATGTTCGCTGGCACCCTAGGTGACCGCGGGctcctgctgctgccgccgctccTGCCGCTGCCGCAG GTGGCGCTGGGCTTCGCGGAAGGCAGCTGCGACCCCTCGGATCA GTGCCCGCCCCAGGCCCGCTGGAGCAGCCTGTGGCACGTGGG GCTTATCCTGCTCACTGTCGTCCTGCTGCTGCTGTGTGGGGTCACGGCCAGCTGTGTCCGGTTCTGCTGTCTCCGGAAGCAGGCGCACGCCCAGCCACACCTGCCATCAGTACCTGAGCCTTGCGACCCGACAGCCATCCCCGCGGACAGTGACAGCCCCGTGCACAGCACTGTGTCAT CCTACAGCTCCGTGCAGTACCCGCTGCGCATGCGGCTGCCCCTGCCCTTTGGGGAGCTGGACCTCGACTCTATGACCCCTCCCGCCTACAGCCTGTATGCCCCTGAGCTGCCGCCCTCCTACGAAGAGGCCGTCAAGATGGCTAAAACCAGACAGGAAGAGCCACCCCCCTCCCAGGAGGCCAACCCCCTTCCTGAggcctcatgcctagagcccccTCCAGGGCCCCAGGAGTGGGGCCGCAATGCCCAACACCCCTGGCTGTAG
- the CALML6 gene encoding calmodulin-like protein 6, producing MFDEEGNGAVKTDELERLVSLLGINPTKSELASMAKDVDREKKGFFNYEGFLALMGVYWEKAQNQESELRAAFRIFDEGKGYIDWGTLKYVLMRAGEPLSEVEAEQMMKEADKDGDGTIDYEEFVAMMTGESFKLVQ from the exons ATGTTTGACGAGGAGGGCAACGGGGCGGTGAAGACGGACGAGCTGGAGCGGCTCGTGAGTCTGCTGGGCATCAACCCCACCAAGAGCGAGCTGGCCTCCATGGCCAAGGACGTGGACAGAGAGA AGAAAGGGTTCTTCAACTACGAGGGCTTCCTGGCGCTGATGGGCGTGTACTGGGAGAAGGCCCAGAACCAGGAGAGTGAGCTCAGGGCGGCCTTCCGCATCTTCGACGAGGGCAAGGGCTACATCGACTGGGGCACGCTCAA GTACGTGCTCATGCGTGCGGGCGAGCCCCTCAGCGAGGTGGAGGCCGAGCAGATGATGAAGGAAGCCGACAAGGACGGGGACGGGACCATCGACTACGAGG AGTTCGTGGCCATGATGACTGGGGAGTCCTTCAAGCTGGTCCAGTAG